A genome region from Sphingobacteriaceae bacterium GW460-11-11-14-LB5 includes the following:
- a CDS encoding HAD family hydrolase, with protein sequence MKQGLLIDMDGVIYSGEELIFGADKFIKNLIDEDIPFAFMTNNSQRTALEVVRKLKGLGIKVEESHVYTSAMATGKFLSDQSPAGTAYVLGEGGLLSSLHDHGITLVNTDPEFVVLGEGRNFTLEMVQRAVDMILAGAKFITTNRDPSPKKPGWNNLGIAATTAMIEEATGRKAFVTGKPSPVMMRSARKFLGLETSETTVIGDTMETDIQGGVQMGYKTILVLSGISSKDTLGHYAFKPDMIASSVDEIKFPLAWWEDK encoded by the coding sequence ATGAAACAAGGATTATTAATAGATATGGATGGGGTGATTTACAGCGGGGAAGAATTGATATTTGGTGCTGATAAATTCATTAAAAACTTAATTGACGAAGATATTCCTTTTGCATTTATGACCAACAACAGTCAAAGAACGGCTTTAGAAGTGGTACGTAAATTAAAGGGACTGGGAATAAAAGTAGAAGAAAGCCATGTATATACCAGTGCAATGGCTACCGGAAAATTTCTATCCGACCAAAGCCCGGCTGGTACCGCTTATGTATTGGGAGAAGGTGGTTTACTAAGCAGTTTACACGATCATGGCATTACTTTGGTAAACACCGATCCGGAATTTGTGGTATTGGGTGAAGGCCGAAACTTTACACTCGAAATGGTACAGCGTGCTGTGGATATGATTCTTGCGGGAGCCAAGTTTATCACCACAAACAGAGATCCATCACCTAAAAAACCAGGATGGAACAACCTCGGTATTGCGGCAACCACAGCAATGATTGAGGAAGCTACCGGTAGAAAAGCCTTTGTTACAGGTAAACCAAGTCCGGTGATGATGCGTTCTGCACGTAAATTCCTGGGATTGGAAACCAGTGAAACCACTGTTATTGGCGATACCATGGAAACTGATATACAAGGCGGTGTTCAGATGGGATATAAAACCATTCTGGTACTTTCGGGCATTTCAAGTAAGGATACTTTAGGCCATTATGCTTTTAAACCAGATATGATTGCCAGCTCTGTTGATGAAATTAAGTTTCCTTTAGCCTGGTGGGAAGATAAGTAG